The following are from one region of the Klebsiella sp. WP3-W18-ESBL-02 genome:
- the dinG gene encoding ATP-dependent DNA helicase DinG translates to MPDNKPRMTAAEMTERAYHFFLDAKGLSPRAGQVDMMAFCSAVVNATPAEEQYRVGVIEAGTGTGKTLGYCLPLIPLAMEKHKTLIISTATVALQEQIISKDLPEIQARAGLSFSYAMAKGRSRYFCQMRCDVHMESEMNAYGYIRDDVEDISKAFAGGHWTGERDSYPDEINEAVWGRVNAIGSQCPKKRCPHYHRCPFFLARALLESVDVVIANHDIVLSDLSLGGGIILPPQEESIYVFDEGHHVPQKAINHFATSASLDASRHFMSEIFDMVMTMPESYGGTMEKHVQQLVELAGHAGDELGELRGTLLRSLNWRNDHEMPNGTESDIYRFPEGFVPEDIAALFKPGLKTVNEMQNIVVKMTAIVDEAGRDISEEELALQKMAVGELANRLAGMHQALASYCGNKTVSGMPMARWINVRRTKRSTEVVINCSPVYAGEHLKSELWSKAYATIVTSATIRSLSKFDAFLEQAGLPVDTPTLLARSPFDYQNNGVLFIPRMRSVPTNHEEHTAEIIELLPKLVLRLQGCLVLFASRRQMEEVSKAMPQHISPLLLIQGALPKREILLRHKLRIDRGEPSIIFGMASFSEGVDLPGVYCNNVIIAKLPFSVPTDPVGQTLTEWLEKNGRDAFREISIPEACLKLTQSVGRLIRTESDTGAVTILDKRLKTKAYGKDILASLPPFRREIR, encoded by the coding sequence ATGCCAGACAATAAACCCCGGATGACTGCCGCTGAAATGACTGAGCGAGCCTATCACTTCTTCCTGGACGCAAAGGGTCTGTCCCCTCGTGCCGGGCAGGTAGACATGATGGCGTTTTGCAGCGCAGTCGTTAACGCTACCCCCGCTGAGGAGCAGTATCGCGTCGGGGTTATTGAGGCCGGTACGGGGACAGGGAAAACACTCGGGTATTGTCTGCCGCTGATCCCCCTGGCGATGGAAAAGCATAAGACGCTGATCATCTCCACGGCAACCGTTGCGCTTCAGGAACAAATCATCTCCAAGGATCTGCCAGAAATACAGGCGAGAGCGGGCCTGAGCTTCTCCTATGCGATGGCGAAGGGCCGTAGCCGTTACTTCTGCCAGATGCGCTGTGACGTTCATATGGAAAGCGAGATGAATGCCTATGGCTACATCCGCGATGATGTGGAGGATATCAGCAAGGCCTTTGCTGGTGGTCACTGGACAGGAGAGCGTGATTCCTATCCTGATGAGATCAATGAGGCGGTATGGGGTCGGGTCAATGCTATTGGCAGTCAGTGCCCTAAAAAGCGTTGCCCACATTATCACCGTTGTCCGTTCTTCCTCGCCCGCGCCCTGCTGGAGTCGGTGGATGTGGTTATCGCCAACCATGACATCGTATTGTCTGACCTGTCACTGGGAGGCGGTATTATCCTTCCCCCGCAGGAAGAGTCCATTTATGTGTTCGACGAAGGTCACCACGTTCCGCAGAAAGCAATTAACCACTTTGCGACCTCCGCCTCTCTCGATGCCAGCAGGCATTTCATGAGCGAAATCTTCGACATGGTAATGACCATGCCAGAGTCCTACGGCGGGACTATGGAAAAGCACGTGCAGCAGCTGGTGGAGCTTGCGGGCCATGCCGGTGATGAGCTCGGTGAGCTGCGGGGGACACTTTTACGCTCCCTGAACTGGCGAAACGATCACGAAATGCCAAATGGCACGGAATCGGACATCTATCGCTTCCCGGAAGGTTTCGTTCCTGAAGATATTGCGGCCCTGTTTAAGCCTGGGTTAAAGACAGTAAACGAGATGCAGAATATCGTTGTGAAAATGACGGCGATTGTAGATGAGGCCGGGCGGGATATCAGCGAGGAAGAACTGGCCCTTCAAAAGATGGCTGTCGGCGAGCTGGCAAATCGCCTGGCGGGTATGCATCAGGCTCTGGCCTCATACTGCGGGAATAAAACCGTCTCTGGTATGCCTATGGCCCGGTGGATTAACGTCCGTCGTACTAAACGCAGCACCGAAGTGGTGATTAATTGCAGTCCGGTCTATGCGGGCGAACACCTGAAATCCGAGCTCTGGTCGAAGGCTTATGCCACCATTGTGACCTCGGCAACAATCCGCTCCCTTAGCAAGTTTGACGCATTCCTGGAGCAGGCCGGTCTTCCAGTCGATACACCTACCCTGCTGGCCCGCAGCCCGTTTGATTACCAGAACAACGGCGTGTTGTTCATCCCCCGTATGCGCTCGGTTCCGACCAATCATGAAGAACATACGGCGGAGATCATCGAACTCCTTCCCAAACTGGTGCTTCGGCTTCAGGGTTGCCTCGTGCTGTTCGCCTCCCGCAGGCAGATGGAAGAAGTCAGCAAGGCGATGCCTCAACACATTTCACCGCTTCTGCTGATACAGGGGGCACTTCCAAAACGGGAAATACTGCTGCGCCATAAGCTCAGAATCGACCGTGGTGAGCCGAGCATTATCTTTGGTATGGCTTCTTTCAGTGAAGGGGTGGATCTGCCTGGCGTGTACTGCAACAACGTCATCATTGCCAAGCTGCCTTTTAGCGTTCCGACCGACCCGGTGGGCCAGACCCTGACGGAGTGGCTGGAGAAAAACGGGCGTGATGCTTTCCGGGAAATCTCGATACCGGAGGCCTGCCTCAAACTGACCCAGTCCGTTGGTCGGCTTATCCGCACAGAGAGCGATACCGGCGCGGTGACTATCCTGGATAAACGCCTGAAGACAAAAGCCTACGGGAAAGACATCCTCGCATCCCTGCCCCCTTTCAGGCGCGAAATTCGTTAA
- a CDS encoding Lar family restriction alleviation protein yields MRHDNVKPCPFCGCSSIRVREISNNFRACCNSCEATVAFQDSEQAAVTRWNTRAEEKQSGGLQSA; encoded by the coding sequence ATGAGACACGATAACGTCAAGCCCTGCCCTTTCTGCGGTTGTTCATCTATCCGGGTTCGGGAGATTTCGAATAATTTTCGCGCCTGCTGCAATTCCTGTGAGGCCACGGTGGCGTTTCAGGACTCCGAACAAGCCGCTGTGACGCGCTGGAATACCCGCGCTGAAGAGAAACAATCTGGCGGACTCCAGTCAGCATAA
- a CDS encoding type II toxin-antitoxin system CcdA family antitoxin: MQATAARQKKTVSVTLEPMLVQQAKDAGINLSATLAEALQSKLKASAAEEWKRQNRAGIQELNRITEEHGLLSDEYRTF, encoded by the coding sequence ATGCAGGCTACAGCTGCTCGCCAGAAAAAAACCGTCAGTGTCACCCTTGAGCCAATGCTCGTACAGCAGGCAAAAGACGCTGGGATTAACTTGTCCGCCACGCTGGCAGAAGCGCTTCAGAGCAAACTGAAGGCCAGTGCAGCGGAAGAATGGAAACGACAGAATCGTGCTGGTATTCAGGAGTTGAACCGCATCACTGAAGAGCATGGGTTACTGTCTGACGAATACAGGACGTTCTGA
- a CDS encoding CcdB family protein: MQYTVYRNPGNSQAYPYLLDIQSDIIGELNTRLVIPLHRLKKGASAPVARLTPVIQVEGNDVILMTHEMASVRVKQLGQAVMDASPFRHTIKSAVDFLLDGF, translated from the coding sequence ATGCAATATACCGTTTACCGCAATCCCGGCAACAGCCAGGCATACCCTTACCTGCTGGATATACAGAGCGACATCATTGGCGAGTTAAATACCCGCCTGGTGATCCCCCTTCATCGGCTTAAAAAAGGAGCCTCGGCCCCGGTTGCGCGATTAACTCCGGTCATACAGGTGGAAGGGAATGACGTTATCCTGATGACGCATGAAATGGCTTCAGTCCGCGTGAAGCAGCTCGGTCAGGCGGTCATGGACGCATCTCCGTTCCGGCACACTATCAAAAGTGCGGTGGACTTCCTGCTGGATGGTTTCTGA
- a CDS encoding HAD domain-containing protein: protein MSTRRSAGEFWLEIDARRHWIFLDIDGVLHRAENGSLEFMPVLDHVLTQCPQTGIILSTNWRTGVPREMVLSHFPAGIRDRIAGLNPDLDGLVNNHVRYHECMAVVKRFGLQHYTFVDDTARLFPTDCPALFLTHRHEGLNATQGSALIDRIRLMK, encoded by the coding sequence ATGTCGACCCGGCGCTCTGCGGGCGAGTTCTGGCTGGAAATAGATGCCCGTCGTCACTGGATTTTCCTGGACATCGACGGTGTACTCCACCGGGCGGAAAACGGGTCACTGGAGTTTATGCCTGTGCTGGATCACGTGCTGACGCAATGCCCGCAGACGGGAATTATCCTTTCCACAAACTGGCGTACCGGCGTACCCCGGGAGATGGTGCTGAGTCATTTCCCTGCGGGTATACGCGATCGGATTGCTGGACTCAATCCCGATCTGGATGGGCTGGTGAATAACCACGTGCGTTATCACGAATGCATGGCGGTCGTTAAACGGTTCGGCCTACAGCATTACACCTTCGTGGACGATACCGCTCGACTCTTTCCAACTGACTGCCCTGCCCTGTTCCTGACTCACCGGCACGAGGGGCTGAATGCAACGCAGGGTAGCGCTTTGATAGACCGGATTCGGTTAATGAAATGA
- a CDS encoding glutaredoxin family protein, which yields MKITVFTAPDCPKCRMTLTRFSLAGVDVNEIPLVDNADLVRLTQNTGAPLVVVVNDSGRVTGWGGFRPDLIATTANGWSVGSLDIPPSLVNHVLH from the coding sequence ATGAAAATTACTGTGTTTACTGCCCCTGATTGTCCGAAATGTCGCATGACGCTTACCCGCTTTTCTCTGGCTGGGGTGGACGTGAATGAGATCCCGCTGGTGGACAACGCAGATCTCGTTCGCCTGACACAAAATACCGGTGCGCCGCTGGTGGTGGTGGTCAACGATTCGGGCCGTGTGACGGGTTGGGGTGGGTTCCGGCCAGATCTTATTGCGACAACTGCCAATGGCTGGAGTGTCGGGTCACTCGATATCCCCCCGTCGCTGGTTAATCACGTCCTTCACTGA
- a CDS encoding RES family NAD+ phosphorylase: MILYRLTKTRYLMTAWSGLGAKETGGRWNSVGTAMVYLSETASLTMLETLVHIHAPQLLDDFTLLSLDVPDDQIQTFDMSRLPDNWASEDAPAELALYGDNWAESGSSIALRIPSALSPVEFNYLLNPAHPELFDLMATVKKIPFRFDSRLK; the protein is encoded by the coding sequence GTGATCCTTTACCGACTGACCAAGACCCGTTATCTGATGACTGCGTGGTCTGGTCTGGGTGCGAAAGAAACGGGGGGCCGCTGGAACAGCGTAGGCACTGCAATGGTCTACCTGTCTGAAACGGCCAGCCTTACCATGCTTGAAACGCTGGTACACATTCACGCGCCGCAGTTACTGGACGACTTTACACTGCTGAGTCTTGATGTACCGGATGATCAGATCCAGACCTTCGACATGAGCCGTCTCCCTGATAACTGGGCGAGTGAGGATGCTCCTGCTGAGCTGGCGCTCTACGGTGATAACTGGGCTGAAAGCGGTTCTTCTATCGCGCTGCGTATTCCAAGTGCGTTGTCTCCGGTTGAATTTAACTACTTGCTGAATCCGGCACACCCTGAACTCTTTGACCTGATGGCTACGGTTAAGAAAATTCCGTTCCGGTTTGATTCCCGCCTGAAATAA
- a CDS encoding antitoxin Xre/MbcA/ParS toxin-binding domain-containing protein produces the protein MKVFSPDVTKTNQHCLWQVAGLDNDGIALMDKINHGLDGTVAKHISEWANITPSELRKMSGIPNTTFNRSIKDRFTADQSERLVRIIRVIERAVELFEGDKEAAHKWLNEANRGLSWKSPAELVSSETGALEVMRLITRIEHGVYS, from the coding sequence ATGAAAGTTTTTTCTCCAGACGTTACCAAAACGAATCAGCACTGCTTATGGCAGGTTGCTGGGCTGGATAATGACGGTATCGCGCTGATGGATAAAATCAATCACGGTCTCGATGGCACAGTAGCTAAGCACATTTCTGAATGGGCTAACATCACGCCGTCTGAGCTGCGCAAAATGTCGGGTATACCTAATACGACGTTTAATCGTAGCATCAAAGACCGTTTCACTGCCGATCAGAGCGAACGTCTGGTGCGCATTATCCGCGTAATTGAACGCGCTGTAGAGCTGTTTGAAGGTGACAAAGAAGCGGCGCACAAATGGCTGAACGAAGCGAACCGTGGTCTGAGCTGGAAATCACCGGCAGAGCTTGTTTCTTCTGAGACAGGTGCGCTTGAAGTGATGCGCCTGATTACGCGTATTGAGCACGGGGTATACTCGTGA